The following are encoded together in the Malaya genurostris strain Urasoe2022 chromosome 3, Malgen_1.1, whole genome shotgun sequence genome:
- the LOC131436247 gene encoding zinc finger protein OZF-like isoform X1 produces MNFFIPHEQVKREGIYLQQHLPAQLLPPGFQQSHSQQQPGQTQQLIQNPFHPQGMVVNLKKEFDPYEKNTPPLGANVVVQHITQQLNVPSLLSSAGEPLQLQEQESSTTPATNTGKKKKKTKAAKTIVLPPLPEGFIVKIKEEYNENYVRTVTKIPEDQFIRTIKPPGKKERKYHDYNVISEYRCDMCGKYFKDKYKLNYHVRIHSPELSHRFTFRCDVCGKVFAHQSTLSNHKRIHSGERAFKCATCGKAFVQSSALSNHTKIHTGERPHECLICGISFIQKINLIYHIRIHSNERPYRCNICNKSFIQQSHIKNHMKVHKKDNPLDCSICGKSYTDLNELTEHYSSHTVELPFRCQTCGKCFAQANHLKIHKKNFCNKN; encoded by the exons ATGAATTT CTTTATACCACACGAACAAGTGAAGCGGGAGGGAATCTACCTCCAGCAACATCTTCCAGCACAATTGCTTCCACCTGGATTTCAGCAGTCACATTCGCAGCAACAGCCAGGACAAACACAACAGCTCATTCAAAATCCCTTCCATCCACAAGGGATGGTAGTTAACCTTAAAAAAGAATTCGATCCGTACGAGAAAAATACTCCCCCATTAGGGGCCAATGTCGTCGTTCAGCACATTACTCAACAGCTCAATGTTCCTTCACTGTTGTCTTCGGCGGGTGAACCACTGCAACTACAGGAACAGGAATCATCCACTACTCCGGCAACGAATAcgggaaaaaagaaaaagaagacaAAGGCCGCCAAAACAATTGTCTTGCCACCGTTgccggaaggattcatagtcAAAATAAAAGAAGAATACAATGAGAACTACGTCCGGACAGTCACCAAAATTCCGGAG GATCAATTCATAAGGACGATAAAGCCACCTGGGAAAAAAGAACGCAAATACCACGATTATAACGTTATTAGTGAATATCGTTGCGATATGTGTGGCAAGTACTTCAAAGACAAGTATAAACTCAACTATCATGTCCGGATCCACAGCCCGGAACTATCGCACAG atttacTTTCAGGTGTGATGTTTGCGGTAAGGTTTTCGCCCATCAATCTACACTCAGCAATCACAAGCGTATCCATTCTG GTGAACGTGCATTTAAGTGCGCAACGTGCGGCAAAGCGTTCGTACAAAGCTCTGCTCTGTCAAACCACACAAAAATTCATACCGGAGAGCGACCACACGAGTGTCTGATCTGTGGCATCAGCTTTATCCAAAAGATCAACCTGATTTATCACATCCGAATCCATAGCAACGAACGCCCTTACCGATGCAACATCTGCAATAAGTCATTCATCCAGCAGAGCCATATCAAGAACCACATGAAGGTTCACAAGAAGGATAATCCGTTGGATTGTAGCATTTGTG GGAAAAGTTACACGGATCTCAACGAGTTGACCGAGCACTATTCGTCTCACACGGTCGAGTTGCCATTTCGCTGTCAAACTTGCGGCAAGTGCTTCGCCCAAGCGAACCATTTGAAAATCCATAAGAAaaatttttgcaataaaaattaG
- the LOC131438250 gene encoding uncharacterized protein LOC131438250 — translation MKFFILLSVAIAFASGAPVEESDKKEKRGLIEIGHNFGYEEPIQYDSHHDGWTDHHVTKHVTVQKNVPVPYPVEVEKHVPVAVKVPVPVHVERQVPVLVEKNVPVYVEKKVHVAVDRPVPYPVKVNVPVYHKQVVEVSKPYPVHVEKPYPVYVKQPVYVEQPAQVYVKDHSYYHKKPYWG, via the exons ATGAAG TTTTTCATTCTGCTATCTGTCGCGATTGCTTTTGCCTCTGGGGCTCCAGTAGAAGAATCGGACAAAAAGGAAAAACGAGGACTCATCGAGATCGGGCACAACTTTGGTTATGAAGAGCCGATCCAGTATGACAGCCACCACGACGGTTGGACCGATCATCATGTGACCAAGCACGTGACCGTCCAGAAGAACGTCCCAGTCCCATATCCAGTTGAAGTTGAGAAGCATGTTCCGGTTGCTGTTAAAGTACCAGTTCCGGTGCACGTTGAAAGACAGGTACCTGTTTTAgtagagaaaaatgttccagtttATGTCGAAAAGAAGGTTCATGTAGCTGTCGATCGTCCTGTGCCTTATCCCGTCAAGGTAAACGTGCCGGTCTATCATAAACAAGTCGTCGAAGTTTCGAAGCCTTACCCTGTGCACGTGGAGAAACCATATCCAGTTTATGTAAAACAACCAGTGTATGTGGAACAGCCTGCTCAGGTGTATGTCAAGGACCATTCTTACTACCACAAAAAACCTTATTGGGGTTGA
- the LOC131436247 gene encoding zinc finger protein OZF-like isoform X2: protein MNFFIPHEQVKREGIYLQQHLPAQLLPPGFQQSHSQQQPGQTQQLIQNPFHPQGMVVNLKKEFDPYEKNTPPLGANVVVQHITQQLNVPSLLSSAGEPLQLQEQESSTTPATNTGKKKKKTKAAKTIVLPPLPEGFIVKIKEEYNENYVRTVTKIPEDQFIRTIKPPGKKERKYHDYNVISEYRCDMCGKYFKDKYKLNYHVRIHSPELSHRCDVCGKVFAHQSTLSNHKRIHSGERAFKCATCGKAFVQSSALSNHTKIHTGERPHECLICGISFIQKINLIYHIRIHSNERPYRCNICNKSFIQQSHIKNHMKVHKKDNPLDCSICGKSYTDLNELTEHYSSHTVELPFRCQTCGKCFAQANHLKIHKKNFCNKN, encoded by the exons ATGAATTT CTTTATACCACACGAACAAGTGAAGCGGGAGGGAATCTACCTCCAGCAACATCTTCCAGCACAATTGCTTCCACCTGGATTTCAGCAGTCACATTCGCAGCAACAGCCAGGACAAACACAACAGCTCATTCAAAATCCCTTCCATCCACAAGGGATGGTAGTTAACCTTAAAAAAGAATTCGATCCGTACGAGAAAAATACTCCCCCATTAGGGGCCAATGTCGTCGTTCAGCACATTACTCAACAGCTCAATGTTCCTTCACTGTTGTCTTCGGCGGGTGAACCACTGCAACTACAGGAACAGGAATCATCCACTACTCCGGCAACGAATAcgggaaaaaagaaaaagaagacaAAGGCCGCCAAAACAATTGTCTTGCCACCGTTgccggaaggattcatagtcAAAATAAAAGAAGAATACAATGAGAACTACGTCCGGACAGTCACCAAAATTCCGGAG GATCAATTCATAAGGACGATAAAGCCACCTGGGAAAAAAGAACGCAAATACCACGATTATAACGTTATTAGTGAATATCGTTGCGATATGTGTGGCAAGTACTTCAAAGACAAGTATAAACTCAACTATCATGTCCGGATCCACAGCCCGGAACTATCGCACAG GTGTGATGTTTGCGGTAAGGTTTTCGCCCATCAATCTACACTCAGCAATCACAAGCGTATCCATTCTG GTGAACGTGCATTTAAGTGCGCAACGTGCGGCAAAGCGTTCGTACAAAGCTCTGCTCTGTCAAACCACACAAAAATTCATACCGGAGAGCGACCACACGAGTGTCTGATCTGTGGCATCAGCTTTATCCAAAAGATCAACCTGATTTATCACATCCGAATCCATAGCAACGAACGCCCTTACCGATGCAACATCTGCAATAAGTCATTCATCCAGCAGAGCCATATCAAGAACCACATGAAGGTTCACAAGAAGGATAATCCGTTGGATTGTAGCATTTGTG GGAAAAGTTACACGGATCTCAACGAGTTGACCGAGCACTATTCGTCTCACACGGTCGAGTTGCCATTTCGCTGTCAAACTTGCGGCAAGTGCTTCGCCCAAGCGAACCATTTGAAAATCCATAAGAAaaatttttgcaataaaaattaG